A segment of the Bos taurus isolate L1 Dominette 01449 registration number 42190680 breed Hereford chromosome 8, ARS-UCD2.0, whole genome shotgun sequence genome:
AGGCGCTGGCCTTGGGCTGTTTCAGAGCGCTGCTCCCATAATAAAAGGGGAGAGGTCCCAAGGGCTGACTCCACCTCTGCCCTTTCACTCCATTGTTAATCTGGTTAATGCAAAGCAGCTCTTTAaatccagggttttttttttttttttaagtttaccaGATTTAAGCAGATTGAAATCTTCAGGAGACCTTGGGGGAAAGGAATTCAAGTCTAAGAACTGCCAAGAATTCAGTGAAGGAATATCTCCTTTTGGCTAAgctctggcttggagaacttcaCCTTCGGAGGGCCTGGTGCCCTCACTGTGTTGCTGAGCAAGCTGAGACTTCAGGAACCTGCTAAGGTAGAGAGCCAGCCTTTGAACCTTGGTGCTATTTTTCCAAACCCTTCATAGCCCCCCAGTGCTTCTACGGAACGATCCCCGTCTATCTGAAAGGGTAAAAAGGGTTCACTTTTTTACAGACAAAATGATGGATGCGATGACCTCTCAAGGTCACTTCCAACCTCCAAATTCTATTATTTTGATACTTACAACTGCCACCAAGCACTCTGAGTTGGGCTTAGGCCTGTTACTAACTTCCCAACAAAAAGTAGGGTGGAGCAAGAGACAGGACTGCTCAAAGACCACTGCAGAGGAtcccatttctttccctttttaacCATCTGTGaggttttttccttccctttgccCCTCCTTTTTGCGTCTGTTGCATGGAAACAGAAAGTGCCTTTGTACCAATTACTAGGCACTAATTTACGTTCTTCAGTGGGCGCTGGGCTTGCTGGAGAAACATTAGGAAAAGGTAGGAGGGTCGGATGTGGGGGAGGACTCGAGCAGcagaggcctggaatgctgcaagcTTTTTCTCCAAGCCTGAGAGCAGCcaaggggaggaaaggaaaggaaaaaaaaaaaaggaaaaaatttttggTAGTCAAGACTAACAAAAATGACAAagctagctttaaaaaaaaagaaaaagaatcaagaatGCTCATGATCATAAGGCATGCAGAAATTAAAATGATTGTCAAGAAACCTGACTTTAACCAGGGTACAACGTCAGGTTGTTTTAGGGGCTCCTGAATGATTGAATACTGGGAAATCACCCGCCCACTTTTTTTCTCAATGAGCTTATTAAGGAAGACCATTGTCAGCCACTTTCCCAATATGTCATATGATGTTTCTCCCTGGGAAGTTCAATCTGGGAATTTCCCACAGACGTTGCAGAATGACTAGTTCTTGGGATAAACATCAACAATTGGGCCAGGAATGTAAATCTGACCCTTATGTTCAGAGTCCCAAGAACTTATTTTCCTCAGGTTACATCTTTGCTGAAGGTAATGAGGTGTTACCATCAAAACAGAGCGAAATGTACTCTGGTACCTCCCTCGCTGACCGAGGCCCCACGTGCGTCCCCTCTCCTCATGACTCTCAGAAGATTTGAGAGGACAATCACAGGAGACAATGGTTTTACTCATTAATGCTACTCCTCTTGTATTTTCGGTTGTAATACAGTAACCCTGCCAGCAACAGCAGCTCTTCTAAGGCAACTCCACTCTGTCTTGCTAGGTCAGCCATATGGAGGGTGATGAAGGATGGGCAGGGGGCGGAGGGCAGTGAGGAAGAAGCAACTGGTCCTTCCTCTCTCGGGGACCAGGAATAAAGAGCTCTCAGGTCCCCTCACAGGTTTCTGCCCCCGGGGTGAGACTCCAGCAGTGAGCTGGGAATCAAGCAGCCGTGGGCCATCTTCCCTTGGAATCAGGGGAAACTCAGAAGCAAACCCAACAGGCCATCCTTGCAGTCCTTAGAATCCTATCATCCTCCACAGCTAGAGCCCATTTGCAGTCCTTTGCTCTCATTTTTTCCTGACAGGATACATGAGCTTGTGCTTAGACAGTCTCACTGGGGGTGGAGATGGGGCTAAAACTGCCCCCATAGGGCAAAAATTGGATCTTAGGCAGGTGGAAAGTCTTAGCTCTTCCAATGTTTGTGGCCTTCAAAAGGGGCACAGTACATAAACAACTCTACAGTATATCTGTGGTATCAAAACGTCATGGGGGAGGGCAgttatgggggaaaaaagggcTAATCTTAGGGGAGAAAAAGTGGGAATAAAGGGTATGGAAGCAATTATCTATGCAGATCCCACTCAGATTTAAGTGTATATTTACACTGACATATATTAAgtacgaatctgcctgcaatgcaggagacctaggtttgattcctgggtcaggaagatcccctggagaacgaaatggctgccacctccagtattcttgcttggagaatcccatggacagaggagcctggcaggatacagtccatgggggtcccaagagtcagacatgactaagcaactaagccaccaccatATTAAGTATATTTACACTTAATGAAGCATGTCAGGCTATGAAATACTATTCTACATCACTTTGGGGAGCCTTATGAACAGAAGAACAGGGGAGAGAGAATGTTTCCTTAAGAATCAAGGCACAAGGCCTCCCTTCTACTAGACAAGAGTAAGTGGGAAAGACTGAGCAGGGGTTACTTTATGGACTGCCTAGAGGCTACTTCAAGACCCTGCCCTGTCCCCGAACCCCTGCCGTCTGGGTGACAGAAGTGGGTCCATCTCATACCTCTGATGGTACTAGAGTCTCCTGAACCAAAAAGTTGACTCCAAAGCTTTTTGGAGCAATTAAGGAAGAAGAGTTCATGAGGCACAGAGCAGGCATGGCTCATTTTATAtgaccaaaattttaaaactttggtcTTAGGGAAGGAAATAGACCTGAGTGAAAGCTAGCCAGTGTGGACATTCCTAGAGAGGCCAAAAAATTGCCCCCATAGGGCAAAAATTGgatcttaaaatgtaaaagagGTCTTAGCTATTATTTCCTGTTTGGATGATAACTTCCATGATGGGAACTCCCCAGATCCCCTCCACCACATATTCTAAGTAGCCCAGGGAAATGTTCAAACAGgataaagagaaacagaaacagccACTGTTGAGCCCTTTGCaactcttatctctccttgtttttCATGAATGTCCCTTCTGCcctattgaaaaaaatatttttctacagaGGTGGGGTGTGATAATTGGGATTTAGGGCTTTCTGGTTTTCAGAATCCTGTAACCAGTGCCCTTAGCCTCAAACCCATCGTCACCTTGGGGACAGTTGATTAAGTCCCTCCAAAAAGATAGTGAAATTGCACCTGGCATGGAATAGGCTTAGGGTGTCTATCCTTGGGATGCCAACCCTAGGATGACTCTGTATCAGCTGGTTCTGATGACTTCTGAGCTGGGATTTGGATGTAGTTGTTTACTTCTCCAAAAGCTACTcccatgtgtgtgggtgtgtgtgtgtgcagggtgaCCACAAAGTCAGGGAACTTGGGATAATCTTTTTGTTTGTGTGCTTGTACAGAGATTGAGGGCACGTGGGAGAGTCTTGGGAAATCAGTGGGTTTGGGTGGGGGCTTGTGAAGGCCCAATTTGGGGTGTATGCTCCGAGGTGGGGGGAGCGTGTTGGTGTGGATGTGGGTGTGCCAAGATAAAAGTTGGTTGCATTTTCAAATAACAAGCTCAATATGTTTTCAGGCAAAGTACGTACACCAGTGGGTCTAATACTTATTCAAAACAATAATACTCTTCAAAGAGTCTGGAGATAGAAAAGCTCATATTTGTTTTACTTGTTTTCAGATTAACATAGATTCACTGCTTAAACTTTAGAGGTATATCAGATGAGAAGATATCTGATCTAGAGGGTACAGAAAAACAAACTGAACGTAGTATTAGAAAACATAAAGTACAGTACTACTTAAAAGTAAGTTTCTCCTATGTTTGCTGATTTTAAGCTCTGCCTATCACACACAACTATTATCTTTACACAAAACCTTAAGTTCAGAGAAAGTACCCTATCTTGTGgattaagaaactgaggctcaaacagAGAAGAGACTGCAAACTTAAATGCCAACAAAGACCAtgtaaatgattaaaataaaggaCATCCCCCTTACAAAGAATGGTCAGTTCAAGCCAATTGCTGTTGGGCAGGAATTCAGGCCCCATATTGCCAGATTGTTCGATTTTctcagagaagccagaaatctggATTTGTGTGGAAATCCTTATTTTTCCACATTAGTAAAGAAATTTTTATAAACCCTGCACTGACCAAACCAAAAAATTTGCAAAAAGCAAATTCAGCAGCAGACCTCCAGTTTACAAACTCTGAATTTAAGGAACTAGGTTAAGGTTTCACAACTCAGAAACAGTAAGTCAAATCAGAATGCAGCTCAGTCCACCTCAAAAGGATCTTCTCTCTTAGGCTACTCTAGAAGGAACTGCACTGAACTAAACCACAGTTTTGCTTAAGTGGCTCAGCTTATAAAGCCACTGGTTCTATACGAGTGGCAGCTGTATggggctcagggggaggagagcCCGCAGCAGGAGGGCTTCTGGTTGGGCCACACAGACCAGGGGGGTGTGGCtggaattttagtttttaaagtctCCATAAAATACAGACACTCCAATTGCTATTTCTTAGCCATCTTCTGGGTTTAATACCAGCcaatagtttaaaaaatcaagaagctgctgctgctactgctgctaagtcgcttcagtcgtgtccgactctgtgcgaccccatagacggaagcccaccaggctcccctgtccccaggcaagaacagtgtaCCCCACACCAAAAATAATCTAACTGGAGGCTGAATCAGAAACTTCCAAATGCATGAAACCTCCTACAAGTCTTTTATTTAGAGTAGCCTTTGCACAGGAGAAAGAGTATCTTCTCCAGCAGGAGTACACTTCTGACGGTCTTTACAGAGGCAGTGGTTTTTGTCTGACCATGTCCTAGTATTATCACAGAGCCCCCAAACTTAACTGAGACAACTGCGACTACCATATCACTAGTTTCAAACGACTGACTGTAACATTTAAAATGGGATTAATATTTCACTTCGTTTTCCACTCTGGGGTGTAAAAGGTTCTTCTGAGCTGACCTGCCTCATGGAGTATTAAAGAgcagcacgcatgcacgcacgcataGGCAGCCATTTCTGTAAATGCCTGAGAAAAATCACTCAACTGAATGGTCTAGAATGCCTTTCTGAGTTGGGCAGACTCAGGGAGCTCACAAAGAAGCTCTGCAGGCCTCCTCAACTGCACGACTGGGCAGCTCCCTGAAGGAGAAAGTGCCTTTGCTCAAGGTGGCAGAGAGTGTCCCTGTGAGCTGAACTCCGGGAATATGGCTGACACAGCCAGGCCCGCCCAACAGCTGTTGGTGAGTAACACCCTCTGCTTAGTATACCCCTACTTCACCCCCGGAGCCATGCTAAAGGTCACATCCCCCAAATCAGGCACAAGATACAAACTGTAAAATGTGCTATTTTTTGGCAACCTAGATGACAACCCCAAAAAGAACCTGATTTTACATTAACGGTGGAGGAAATTCAGCTTTACTCCTGTGCCAGCAGCCACCTCCACAAGAAGCActttccaaaggaaataaaatatgagaTGCAATTACgtagcctttttaaaaaagcaaaaccaaatcaCACCAACCAATGATCATTTTGAAACCACAGGCCCAGGGCCTCATCTTAAAAGCACTAACAATTACACCAAAAACCGGCAATACTTTCCAAGGAACTCTGACAACCTCCTCTTAAACATGGTGTCATAGGACAGATGGAAAAGGAGTTTCACGAGAGGACTAGGCACAGTGCTTCCTTATCGGAAGAGCAGTGATAAAGGACCCTGACACTAACCATGGTGAGAGGGCATGGTCAAGCATGAAAGCTTCCCAACTTTTTCTGAATATGTTAAACAGAACCAACAGTATTGACTGACCGACGACGTTCCTGTAAGTCTCCAAAGCCTATTTTATACTGCAGATGTCTTACCAGCCACATGCATCAGTGATCAGACCTGCCTTTTGCTCTCCCTGGGAGACCCCCTTTCACGGGGCCTCTAAAACACCCCAACCTTCATTATCAGCCTTGACCTCTGGCAAGGACCACACCTCCTTGCTAAGTGCTCTATTCAGGGTGGAGGGTGCGATCTAAATTACGTGGGAAAAAATCCGCTCTGAAATCTTATTAAAAAGACTAACTAGTCGTAAACTTAACCAGCCATCACTTGATCAAGCTCCTCTGCTGCCTGAAGCAGTGTTATTTTAAACCTCTCTGAGGACTCTTGGCCATATTTAAAACCACCTTGGCAAGCCCTGAAAAGTAGCAAGCATACAGCTAACCGAGCCCTTAGTCATCCCTAAAAGGTTCCATGTAAAGTGCGCCGCTTCTCCCCAGGTTTCGGCCACTTCGCTGCAATCCcacaagagaataaaataaaagatacaccATTTGACTGTCCCCCTCAAGCCCCCGCCAGCGTCTGCCCAGGTTGGGTGGCCCCATAGTCGCCCGGTGCGGGAGTCCTGGGTGGGGGGAGCGGGGCGGGACAGGGGAGGGGCCGCACCACTCCCCACGAAGCCACACACAGGGGCTAGCACTCAGCACTCGCTCTGTCCCCCAAGTTAAGGCTCTCCATGGCTTCTAGAGGCTGGGGACGATTAAAGAGAGTGAGCTCTCCGTCTCTACCAGGTTCAATCATTTTAAAGAATCATCCAAAATTTTGCACCCTTTCGGCCGCATATGGAATCCTCAACGCCCAGGAAGACTGCCTGGCCAAAGGTTAACTAACCCCAGAGTTGGGTTGGAGAGGGAGACGCCGCTAACCTGTATGCACTCTGTAATGGGCTTTGAGATGGGAGGATTTTCCATAGACTTTCCCACAGCCACTGTAGGGGCACTTGTGCCTCTTTTCGGAGGCGTGTTTCCCCTTCGCAGCCACTccagggtggaggagggagagcGGGCTGGGCGCGCTGCCAGGATCCTGTCTCTCCTCCGGGCTGTGGGAAGGACTCGACCCAGATTCGGTGGTCACGTCGCTGTCGGATCCCATATCCTCATCCGGACTCTCCAGGCTGTCGCTGCACACCGAGGGGGTCTGGATGGGTCGGTACTTGTTCAGGTCCAACAAGCTCTTGGCGATGGTGACCAGCGTGCAGTAATCCTTCCAGGTATCCCCCGGGTCACCATGTTCCTTGGTCACCTCGCGCTCAGGTAGTCGCAGCCGCTCGGCGTCCGGAGCGCCCCCATGCTCCGGCACCGCAGCGCGGTTCGAAATGGAAACCAGACACTGGGCAGCCACGAAGTCCATGTAGGCGGCCGCGGACATGGTGCGGGCGACAGCAGCCCCGGCGGCGCGGCCAAACTTGGCGGTGGCTGCGGAGGTTCGGCTCGCCGTGCCCTGGCCTCGGACTACGAGCGCTGCGCCGCGCGGTGGCCaagggggcgggggcgcggggcgCTTCCGACTCGCAGAGCGCGAGGCGACCTCAGCCCCTCATCTTTACGTAACCGGCAGCGCCTCCGCACGCAGCATCCACGGCCCCGGGCTCCGCCGCGCTGCCGCCTCTCGCCGCCGCCGATGCCCAGAGCCGGGCGCGATCCCCACCGACGGGCGCGCCCGCCACTCCGAGCTCGTTCCCTTGGAAAGATGCCACACGTGGCGGTCGCAAGTTTATTCGACCGAAAACGCCCCCGAGGCGCTGAGAGAGGAAACTGCAAGAGAGGTACACGCCCTCGGCCGCCTCTCCGTCGAGCCAAAGCCCCAAGACATTCACCCAACCACCTGGACGCGGGTGGCAAGCGCCGGACGAAGCGCCAGGTCTAAGAGACACTTTTCCCCCAGTCCACTGACAGCTTCTGAGCCCCTGCTCTTGCCGGTCCGCACGGTGCCGGCATTCTCTCGCACAGTAACAATTTCGCAGAATCCCATCACGTCACAATCCGAACCCCCTCCAATTGGCCAGTGGGGAGGGTGATTCAACTCTGTTTACTTTCTCCCGCTGCCAGTCAGAACGGCCTTTCGGTGGAGAGGTGCGTCTAGAACTGAGGCGCGCGGCCAATCCGACTGTTCCGTTTCGATGCCTCGTGCTACCCCTACAGCCTCGAACGCTGACATTTAAAAGGGTAACAGCCGGGAGGCTGGAAAGGAGCAGCCGGACGTCTTTGGAAGTGCCCCTCAATCCCTTAGCCGGTCCAGGCCTCCTGGCTCACGTTCCAGCTGGCGGAGTTGTAGGATACACCTTCCCTACTCAGCTGCGTTCTTTCTTATGACAAAAAGATAACGTCCGTTTCGATTTTCCAGCTCGCAAACAGTTAAGTGACTTCCTGCAAACGCTACAGTCCCAGCAACCAGCCTTCCAATCAAAAGTAAGTTGGTTGATGTCACTGACATTGGCTTAGCCAATCAGAAGGGCGTTCCGAAGACAAGCGCTCCACACTTGTAAACGGGAAGAGCTGTAGTGAAACTGAATATATCCTTGTACTTTGTGTTGCTGATAGTAAAATGGAGATATGTATGGGAGGGCAGGGGTGATGAATAATGCAAAGTGAGtctataaataaagaaaacaactaAATATTATCAGGCCAAGTTGCCCAAGAATAAACACAAATgagaaagcatcaattcgtttTTTTTCCGTTTTGGGAAGCAGCATACTTTTAGGTAGATTTTTAATAATTCTTCCACCCAATGCATTAACTATGACTAATTCATCTTGAAACTGCAGAGCTGacaaaagttttgttttgaagcttgttttgttttgactaCACTTACTCTGAACACTTCATCTTTGCTTTTGTGATGcgtctttaattcctcttcttccctcctgCAGTTTATTCTAAGCAAGCTGTTTTCGTTTTGTTTTGATGCTATTTTAATCTTCCTCAAATAAATGGAGCTATAAAGCCCTGTATaacttttaaaacttcaaaaacatttttaattcattttctttccacaGCCCCTGTGGGATGTTAGGGTGTGTATGTATCCCTTCCCTCACTTAACAGATATGAACACTaagatgcaaagaagtgacttgtCTACCTTACCAGGTAGAGAACTCTATGGAAAACATAAATCTGATTCCTAGCTCTTTGGACTTCAGAACTGAACTCTGG
Coding sequences within it:
- the KLF9 gene encoding Krueppel-like factor 9 isoform X1, yielding MSAAAYMDFVAAQCLVSISNRAAVPEHGGAPDAERLRLPEREVTKEHGDPGDTWKDYCTLVTIAKSLLDLNKYRPIQTPSVCSDSLESPDEDMGSDSDVTTESGSSPSHSPEERQDPGSAPSPLSLLHPGVAAKGKHASEKRHKCPYSGCGKVYGKSSHLKAHYRVHTGERPFPCTWPDCLKKFSRSDELTRHYRTHTGEKQFRCPLCEKRFMRSDHLTKHARRHTEFHPSMIKRSKKALANPL